One Glycine max cultivar Williams 82 chromosome 6, Glycine_max_v4.0, whole genome shotgun sequence DNA segment encodes these proteins:
- the LOC100776576 gene encoding G-type lectin S-receptor-like serine/threonine-protein kinase At4g27290 isoform X1 produces the protein MLLIWFLLISYTTTTSTSTLRSVNHLAVSQSIRDGETLVSAGGITELGFFSPGNSTRRYLAIWYTNVSPYTVVWVANRNTPLQNNSGVLKLNEKGILELLSPTNGTIWSSNISSKAVNNPVAYLLDSGNFVVKNGHETNENSFLWQSFDYPTDTLMSGMKLGWNIETGLERYLTSWKSVEDPAEGEYTSKIELTGYPQLVRFKGPDIRTRIGSWNGLYLVGYPGPIHETSQKFVINEKEVYYEYDVVARWAFSVYKLTPSGTGQSLYWSSERTTRKIASTGEEDQCENYAFCGANSICNFDGNRPTCECLRGYVPKSPDQWNMSVWSDGCVPRNKSNCKNSYTDGFFTYKHLKLPDTSASRYNKTMNLDECQRSCLTTCSCTAYTNLDIRDGGSGCLLWSNDLVDMRKFSDWGQDLFVRVPASELDHAGHGNIKKKIVEIIVGVIIFGFLICASVFIIRNPWTARKLYNKHFKSKPRKEDGDLPTFNLSVLANATENFSTKNKLGEGGFGPVYKGKLIDGQVLAVKRLSKESGQGLEEFKNEVALIAKLQHRNLVKLLGCCIEGEEKMLIYEYMPNQSLDYFIFDETKRKLLDWHKRFNIISGIARGLLYLHQDSRLRIIHRDLKTSNILLDANFDPKISDFGLARSFLGDQFDAKTNRVAGTYGYIPPEYAARGHFSVKSDVFSYGVILLEIVSGKKNREFSDPQHYNNLLGHAWRLWTEGRALELLDEVLGEQCTLSEIIRCIQIGLLCVQQRPEDRPDMSSVGLFLNGDKLLSKPKVPGFYTEKDVTSEANSSSANHKLCSVNELSITILDAR, from the exons ATGTTACTTATTTGGTTCTTGCTAATCTCTTACACAACTACAACTTCAACTTCAACTTTGCGATCCGTAAATCATTTAGCAGTGAGTCAATCCATTCGAGATGGTGAGACTTTGGTTTCAGCTGGTGGAATTACTGAACTGGGTTTCTTCAGTCCCGGAAATTCGACAAGACGATACTTGGCTATATGGTACACAAATGTATCCCCTTACACAGTGGTATGGGTGGCTAACCGAAACACACCTCTTCAGAATAACTCAGGAGTTCTCAAACTCAATGAGAAAGGGATTCTTGAGCTTCTCAGTCCTACAAATGGCACCATTTGGTCATCCAATATATCAAGCAAAGCAGTGAATAATCCAGTTGCTTATCTTTTGGATTCGGGAAATTTTGTAGTGAAAAATGGACATGAAACTAACGAGAACAGCTTCTTGTGGCAGAGTTTTGATTATCCAACTGATACATTGATGTCAGGAATGAAGCTTGGGTGGAACATAGAGACTGGTCTAGAAAGATATCTTACATCTTGGAAAAGTGTTGAAGATCCAGCTGAGGGAGAATATACTTCAAAAATTGAACTTACAGGATATCCACAATTAGTACGGTTCAAGGGACCTGATATAAGAACCAGAATAGGATCATGGAATGGCTTGTATCTAGTTGGATATCCAGGTCCAATTCATGAAACATCACAAAAATTTGTGATCAATGAAAAAGAGGTGTATTATGAGTACGACGTTGTTGCTCGATGGGCCTTCAGTGTATATAAACTGACTCCTTCAGGCACAGGGCAGTCTTTATATTGGTCAAGTGAAAGAACCACAAGGAAAATCGCCTCAACTGGGGAGGAAGATCAATGCGAGAATTATGCCTTTTGTGGAGCAAATTCTATATGCAATTTTGATGGTAACCGACCAACTTGTGAATGCTTGAGAGGTTATGTTCCCAAGTCTCCTGATCAATGGAATATGTCAGTCTGGTCCGATGGTTGTGTTCCAAGGAATAAATCAAATTGCAAGAACAGCTATACAGATGGTTTCTTTACATATAAACATTTGAAATTGCCAGACACATCTGCATCACGGTATAATAAAACCATGAACCTTGATGAATGTCAGAGGTCATGTCTTACAACCTGTTCCTGTACAGCATATACAAATTTGGATATCCGTGATGGAGGGAGTGGCTGTCTACTTTGGTCTAATGATCTGGTTGACATGAGGAAATTCTCTGATTGGGGACAAGACTTGTTTGTCAGAGTCCCAGCTTCAGAATTAG ACCATGCTGGCCATGGAAATATCAAGAAGAAGATAGTAGAAATCATCGTTGGTGTAATCATTTTCGGATTTCTCATATGTGCATCCGTATTTATAATAAGAAATCCAT GGACAGCAAGAAAACTTTACAACAAGCATTTCAAAAGTAAACCGAGAAAGGAAGATGGTGATTTGCCAACTTTCAATTTGTCAGTCTTAGCTAATGCTACCGAAAACTTTTCAACTAAAAATAAGCTTGGCGAAGGTGGCTTTGGACCAGTGTACAAG GGAAAGCTGATAGATGGACAAGTGTTAGCTGTGAAAAGGCTTTCAAAGGAATCTGGACAAGGGCTAGAAGAATTCAAAAATGAAGTAGCATTGATTGCGAAACTTCAGCACCGTAATCTTGTAAAACTTCTGGGTTGTTGTAtcgaaggagaagaaaaaatgttaatttacgAATACATGCCGAATCAAAGCTTGGACTACTTTATTTTTG ATGAAACCAAAAGGAAATTGCTAGACTGGCATAAGCGTTTCAACATTATTAGTGGCATTGCTCGAGGACTTTTGTATCTTCATCAAGACTCTAGGCTGAGGATTATTCACAGAGACCTAAAAACTAGCAATATTTTACTAGATGCAAATTTTGATCCCAAAATATCAGACTTCGGCTTGGCTCGATCTTTTTTGGGAGATCAATTCGACGCAAAGACAAATAGAGTGGCTGGCACATA TGGTTACATACCTCCTGAGTATGCTGCACGTGGGCATTTCTCAGTGAAATCAGATGTCTTTAGTTATGGTGTGATACTACTAGAGATTGTAAGTGGGAAGAAAAACAGAGAATTTTCAGACCCACAACACTACAATAATCTTCTCGGGCAT GCATGGAGATTATGGACCGAAGGGAGGGCGCTGGAACTATTAGATGAAGTGTTAGGAGAACAATGCACACTCTCTGAAATCATACGATGCATACAAATAGGCCTACTATGTGTGCAACAAAGACCAGAAGATAGACCAGACATGTCATCCGTGGGTTTATTCTTGAATGGTGATAAATTATTGTCAAAGCCTAAGGTTCCGGGTTTTTACACCGAAAAGGATGTTACATCTGAAGCAAATTCTTCATCGGCAAATCACAAACTGTGCTCAGTTAATGAACTGTCCATCACAATATTAGATGCAAGATAG
- the LOC102663741 gene encoding uncharacterized protein: protein MFALSGADAAQSDDLIQASGSVLTSDVCLQCPVLISDRQFLIDLVVLPLSQIDVILGMEWLSSNHVLLNCFEKYVVFPESGVSESDMFLSANQVEASLREDAQVYMILASMSVETKTPVSDIPLVREFPEVFEEVTGLQPGREVEFSIDLVPSTGPISIAPYRMPPVELSEHKKQLEELLEKQFVRPSVSP from the exons ATGTTTGCTCTTAGTGGTGCTGATGCTGCACAGTCTGATGATCTCATCCAAG CTAGTGGGTCTGTTTTAACTTCTGATGTGTGCTTGCAATGTCCTGTCTTAATTTCTGATAGACAGTTTCTAATTGATTTAGTTGTTTTACCTTTGAGtcagattgatgttattcttggtatggaGTGGTTATCTTCCAATCACgtcttattaaattgttttgagAAATATGTTGTTTTTCCTGAGTCTGGTGTGAGTGAAAGTGATATGTTTTTGTCTGCTAACCAAGTTGAGGCATCTTTAAGGGAGGATGCACAGGTATACATGATCTTAGCTAGTATGAGTGTTGAGACCAAAACCCCTGTGAGTGATATACCATTGGTGAGAGAGTTTCCAGAGGTGTTTGAGGAGGTGACAGGATTACAACCTGGGAGAGAGGTCGAGTTCTCTATAGACCTAGTGCCTAGTActggacccatatccatagcaCCTTATAGGATGCCCCCTGTAGAGTTGAGTGAGCATAAGAAACAGTTAGAGGAACTCTTAGAGAAACAGTTTGTGAGGCCTAGTGTGTCACCCTAG
- the LOC100776576 gene encoding G-type lectin S-receptor-like serine/threonine-protein kinase At4g27290 isoform X2, producing the protein MLLIWFLLISYTTTTSTSTLRSVNHLAVSQSIRDGETLVSAGGITELGFFSPGNSTRRYLAIWYTNVSPYTVVWVANRNTPLQNNSGVLKLNEKGILELLSPTNGTIWSSNISSKAVNNPVAYLLDSGNFVVKNGHETNENSFLWQSFDYPTDTLMSGMKLGWNIETGLERYLTSWKSVEDPAEGEYTSKIELTGYPQLVRFKGPDIRTRIGSWNGLYLVGYPGPIHETSQKFVINEKEVYYEYDVVARWAFSVYKLTPSGTGQSLYWSSERTTRKIASTGEEDQCENYAFCGANSICNFDGNRPTCECLRGYVPKSPDQWNMSVWSDGCVPRNKSNCKNSYTDGFFTYKHLKLPDTSASRYNKTMNLDECQRSCLTTCSCTAYTNLDIRDGGSGCLLWSNDLVDMRKFSDWGQDLFVRVPASELGTARKLYNKHFKSKPRKEDGDLPTFNLSVLANATENFSTKNKLGEGGFGPVYKGKLIDGQVLAVKRLSKESGQGLEEFKNEVALIAKLQHRNLVKLLGCCIEGEEKMLIYEYMPNQSLDYFIFDETKRKLLDWHKRFNIISGIARGLLYLHQDSRLRIIHRDLKTSNILLDANFDPKISDFGLARSFLGDQFDAKTNRVAGTYGYIPPEYAARGHFSVKSDVFSYGVILLEIVSGKKNREFSDPQHYNNLLGHAWRLWTEGRALELLDEVLGEQCTLSEIIRCIQIGLLCVQQRPEDRPDMSSVGLFLNGDKLLSKPKVPGFYTEKDVTSEANSSSANHKLCSVNELSITILDAR; encoded by the exons ATGTTACTTATTTGGTTCTTGCTAATCTCTTACACAACTACAACTTCAACTTCAACTTTGCGATCCGTAAATCATTTAGCAGTGAGTCAATCCATTCGAGATGGTGAGACTTTGGTTTCAGCTGGTGGAATTACTGAACTGGGTTTCTTCAGTCCCGGAAATTCGACAAGACGATACTTGGCTATATGGTACACAAATGTATCCCCTTACACAGTGGTATGGGTGGCTAACCGAAACACACCTCTTCAGAATAACTCAGGAGTTCTCAAACTCAATGAGAAAGGGATTCTTGAGCTTCTCAGTCCTACAAATGGCACCATTTGGTCATCCAATATATCAAGCAAAGCAGTGAATAATCCAGTTGCTTATCTTTTGGATTCGGGAAATTTTGTAGTGAAAAATGGACATGAAACTAACGAGAACAGCTTCTTGTGGCAGAGTTTTGATTATCCAACTGATACATTGATGTCAGGAATGAAGCTTGGGTGGAACATAGAGACTGGTCTAGAAAGATATCTTACATCTTGGAAAAGTGTTGAAGATCCAGCTGAGGGAGAATATACTTCAAAAATTGAACTTACAGGATATCCACAATTAGTACGGTTCAAGGGACCTGATATAAGAACCAGAATAGGATCATGGAATGGCTTGTATCTAGTTGGATATCCAGGTCCAATTCATGAAACATCACAAAAATTTGTGATCAATGAAAAAGAGGTGTATTATGAGTACGACGTTGTTGCTCGATGGGCCTTCAGTGTATATAAACTGACTCCTTCAGGCACAGGGCAGTCTTTATATTGGTCAAGTGAAAGAACCACAAGGAAAATCGCCTCAACTGGGGAGGAAGATCAATGCGAGAATTATGCCTTTTGTGGAGCAAATTCTATATGCAATTTTGATGGTAACCGACCAACTTGTGAATGCTTGAGAGGTTATGTTCCCAAGTCTCCTGATCAATGGAATATGTCAGTCTGGTCCGATGGTTGTGTTCCAAGGAATAAATCAAATTGCAAGAACAGCTATACAGATGGTTTCTTTACATATAAACATTTGAAATTGCCAGACACATCTGCATCACGGTATAATAAAACCATGAACCTTGATGAATGTCAGAGGTCATGTCTTACAACCTGTTCCTGTACAGCATATACAAATTTGGATATCCGTGATGGAGGGAGTGGCTGTCTACTTTGGTCTAATGATCTGGTTGACATGAGGAAATTCTCTGATTGGGGACAAGACTTGTTTGTCAGAGTCCCAGCTTCAGAATTAG GGACAGCAAGAAAACTTTACAACAAGCATTTCAAAAGTAAACCGAGAAAGGAAGATGGTGATTTGCCAACTTTCAATTTGTCAGTCTTAGCTAATGCTACCGAAAACTTTTCAACTAAAAATAAGCTTGGCGAAGGTGGCTTTGGACCAGTGTACAAG GGAAAGCTGATAGATGGACAAGTGTTAGCTGTGAAAAGGCTTTCAAAGGAATCTGGACAAGGGCTAGAAGAATTCAAAAATGAAGTAGCATTGATTGCGAAACTTCAGCACCGTAATCTTGTAAAACTTCTGGGTTGTTGTAtcgaaggagaagaaaaaatgttaatttacgAATACATGCCGAATCAAAGCTTGGACTACTTTATTTTTG ATGAAACCAAAAGGAAATTGCTAGACTGGCATAAGCGTTTCAACATTATTAGTGGCATTGCTCGAGGACTTTTGTATCTTCATCAAGACTCTAGGCTGAGGATTATTCACAGAGACCTAAAAACTAGCAATATTTTACTAGATGCAAATTTTGATCCCAAAATATCAGACTTCGGCTTGGCTCGATCTTTTTTGGGAGATCAATTCGACGCAAAGACAAATAGAGTGGCTGGCACATA TGGTTACATACCTCCTGAGTATGCTGCACGTGGGCATTTCTCAGTGAAATCAGATGTCTTTAGTTATGGTGTGATACTACTAGAGATTGTAAGTGGGAAGAAAAACAGAGAATTTTCAGACCCACAACACTACAATAATCTTCTCGGGCAT GCATGGAGATTATGGACCGAAGGGAGGGCGCTGGAACTATTAGATGAAGTGTTAGGAGAACAATGCACACTCTCTGAAATCATACGATGCATACAAATAGGCCTACTATGTGTGCAACAAAGACCAGAAGATAGACCAGACATGTCATCCGTGGGTTTATTCTTGAATGGTGATAAATTATTGTCAAAGCCTAAGGTTCCGGGTTTTTACACCGAAAAGGATGTTACATCTGAAGCAAATTCTTCATCGGCAAATCACAAACTGTGCTCAGTTAATGAACTGTCCATCACAATATTAGATGCAAGATAG
- the LOC100776042 gene encoding G-type lectin S-receptor-like serine/threonine-protein kinase SD1-1, whose protein sequence is MNTCPTKAWTTLFLMKPKRKMLDWHKRFNIISGIARGLLYLHQDSRLRIIHRDLKPSNILLDANLDPKISDFGLARLFLGDQVEANTNRVAGTYGYIPPEYAARGHFSVKSDVYSYGVIILEIVSGKKNREFSDPEHYNNLLGHAWRLWSEERALELLDEVLGEQCEPAEVIRCIQVGLLCVQQRPEDRPDMSSVVLLLNGDKLLSKPKVPGFYTERDVSSEASSSSANHKLCSVNELSITVLNAR, encoded by the exons atgaATACATGCCCAACCAAAGCTTGGACTACTTTGTTTTTG atgaaaccaaaaagaaagaTGCTTGATTGGCATAAGCGTTTCAACATTATTAGTGGCATAGCTCGAGGACTTCTGTATCTTCATCAAGACTCTAGGCTGAGGATTATTCACAGAGATCTCAAACCTAGCAATATTTTACTGGATGCAAATTTGGATCCCAAAATATCAGACTTTGGCTTGGCAAGATTATTTTTGGGAGATCAAGTTGAGGCAAACACAAATCGGGTGGCTGGCACATA tggTTACATTCCTCCTGAGTATGCTGCACGTGGGCATTTTTCAGTTAAGTCAGATGTCTATAGTTatggtgtgataatactagagATTGTAAGTGGGAAGAAAAACAGAGAATTTTCTGACCCAGAACACTACAATAATCTTCTTGGGCAT GCATGGAGATTATGGAGTGAAGAGAGGGCGTTGGAACTATTGGATGAAGTGTTAGGAGAACAATGCGAGCCCGCTGAAGTCATACGATGCATACAGGTAGGCCTACTGTGTGTGCAACAAAGACCAGAGGATAGACCAGACATGTCATCCGTGGTTTTATTGTTGAATGGTGATAAATTATTGTCAAAGCCAAAGGTTCCTGGTTTTTACACTGAAAGGGATGTTTCATCTGAAGCCAGTTCTTCATCGGCAAATCACAAACTATGCTCAGTTAATGAACTTTCCATCACAGTGTTAAATGCAAGATAA